From a single Novipirellula caenicola genomic region:
- a CDS encoding aldo/keto reductase, translated as MKLPTRKLGRTGIEVTQLGYGSMGLRGPKTWGVREVSDQDAEAFLNLVLDSGINFIDTAPDYGVSESRIGRFIGSRRSEYFLASKCGCVYTQHEDHLEIDHQWKKDVIQRNLETSLARLQTGHLDLLQFHGGDAETLERQGLIRQLVEFRSQGLIRFIGISTKLPEMTKLMKLGVFDTFQVPYSALAPEHHQAISDAANNGAGIILRGGIAHGGPDAEIKRPALDDVWTRANLDELRPEGMSRAELILRYTLSHPHCHTTIVGTCNREHLAENISAAQKGALPEDLYQAIGQRVAELA; from the coding sequence ATGAAATTGCCCACTCGAAAACTCGGACGCACCGGCATCGAAGTCACTCAGCTTGGTTACGGCAGCATGGGGCTTCGAGGGCCAAAAACATGGGGCGTTCGTGAGGTGAGCGACCAGGATGCCGAGGCGTTCCTGAATTTAGTGCTCGATTCAGGGATCAATTTCATCGACACCGCGCCGGACTATGGTGTTAGCGAATCGCGGATCGGTCGTTTTATTGGATCACGACGGTCCGAGTACTTTTTGGCTAGCAAGTGCGGATGCGTGTACACGCAACACGAGGACCATTTGGAAATTGATCATCAATGGAAAAAGGATGTCATCCAGCGCAATTTGGAAACGAGCTTGGCCAGGTTACAGACCGGGCATCTGGATCTGCTGCAGTTCCACGGTGGTGATGCGGAAACATTGGAACGCCAAGGATTGATTCGTCAGTTGGTCGAATTTCGCTCGCAGGGGCTGATCCGCTTCATCGGCATTTCGACCAAATTGCCCGAAATGACCAAGTTGATGAAGTTAGGCGTGTTTGACACGTTTCAAGTTCCCTATTCGGCACTCGCTCCCGAACATCATCAAGCGATATCGGATGCGGCTAACAACGGTGCGGGAATCATTTTACGGGGCGGGATCGCCCACGGCGGTCCCGACGCCGAGATCAAGCGTCCGGCGCTTGACGATGTTTGGACTCGCGCGAATCTGGACGAATTGCGGCCCGAAGGAATGTCACGCGCGGAGCTGATTCTGCGTTACACGCTGTCGCATCCCCATTGTCATACCACGATCGTGGGCACATGCAATCGAGAACATCTGGCCGAAAACATTTCCGCGGCTCAAAAAGGCGCTCTTCCAGAGGATCTGTACCAAGCGATCGGTCAACGCGTTGCCGAACTGGCATAA
- a CDS encoding sulfatase-like hydrolase/transferase, whose protein sequence is MPRIALFHHLTSPSLLRPQRLLTRIFLCVLFLTTFPMVALAGERPNVLLICVDDLKPTIGCFGDPIAVTPNIDALAKRGVRFDSAYCNQAVCSPSRNSLMTGLRPQTIGVYDLPTHFRLATAELTAQDPQRGEVLTLSQHFKNNGYLAQGLGKIYHVGHGNIDDKASWSMPSWRPKAPSYVLDASLKNIVPDAKGRKRGPATEAADVSDDTYADGQVALETIERIAKAKQTPDQPFFIATGFLKPHLPFVAPKKYWDLYDPAKLPMPEVTSPPTGAPSYAATSGGELRNYSDMRSTGPIDESTTRHLIHGYYAATSYADAQIGKVIDAIDQHGFADNTIIVLWGDHGWHLGDHGMWCKHTNYEQAARIPVIISAPGAARGATTAAMIETVDIYPTLVELAGIETAENLDGVSQAAVVQNPTEHVRDYVTHVYPRGSRLGRAIRNSRYRMVHWKEVGAKPETAEIELYDYQTDPLETQNIASKYPEVVAKMVAILDQQPEPKPQWKTPKQRAAAAEKLKRDQEKRAQNAKSRKGMFAKRDRDQDGFLTLEEFLLHQPDPDEAPKRFPKFDKNNDQKLSENEFVYP, encoded by the coding sequence ATGCCTCGCATCGCATTGTTCCACCACTTAACGTCCCCCAGCTTACTGCGACCTCAGCGGTTGTTGACTCGAATCTTTCTCTGCGTCCTTTTTCTGACGACTTTCCCAATGGTCGCTCTCGCGGGCGAGCGTCCCAACGTGTTGTTGATCTGCGTCGACGACCTGAAGCCCACGATCGGTTGCTTTGGAGATCCGATCGCCGTCACGCCCAATATCGATGCGTTGGCAAAACGAGGTGTCCGTTTTGATTCGGCGTACTGCAATCAAGCCGTTTGCTCGCCGAGCCGCAATTCGTTAATGACGGGGCTGCGTCCGCAAACGATTGGTGTCTATGACTTGCCCACCCATTTTCGATTGGCAACCGCCGAGTTGACCGCACAGGATCCCCAACGAGGCGAAGTGTTAACGCTGAGTCAACACTTCAAAAACAACGGTTATCTCGCTCAGGGGCTTGGTAAAATCTACCACGTCGGGCACGGCAACATCGACGACAAAGCATCATGGAGCATGCCGTCATGGCGTCCCAAGGCCCCCAGCTATGTGTTGGACGCCAGTCTGAAAAACATCGTGCCCGATGCCAAAGGTCGAAAACGGGGTCCGGCAACCGAAGCGGCGGACGTGTCGGACGATACGTATGCCGATGGCCAAGTCGCATTGGAAACGATCGAGCGAATTGCGAAAGCGAAACAGACGCCGGACCAGCCCTTCTTTATCGCGACCGGTTTTCTAAAACCCCACCTCCCCTTCGTCGCTCCAAAGAAATACTGGGACCTCTACGACCCGGCCAAATTGCCGATGCCCGAGGTGACATCACCGCCGACCGGTGCGCCTTCGTATGCGGCTACCAGCGGCGGTGAGCTTCGCAACTATAGCGACATGCGAAGCACCGGCCCCATTGACGAGTCGACCACACGTCATTTGATTCACGGCTACTACGCGGCAACAAGTTACGCGGACGCGCAAATTGGTAAAGTCATCGACGCAATCGACCAGCATGGTTTCGCCGATAACACCATCATCGTGCTGTGGGGCGACCACGGATGGCATCTGGGAGACCACGGCATGTGGTGCAAGCACACCAACTACGAGCAGGCCGCCCGGATCCCGGTGATCATTTCCGCTCCCGGTGCTGCCCGCGGCGCGACGACTGCTGCGATGATCGAAACGGTTGATATCTATCCGACGTTGGTCGAATTGGCAGGCATCGAAACGGCGGAGAACCTGGATGGCGTCAGTCAAGCGGCAGTCGTTCAAAACCCAACGGAACATGTACGCGATTACGTAACTCACGTTTATCCCCGTGGGTCACGACTCGGCCGAGCGATCCGCAACTCGCGTTACCGCATGGTCCATTGGAAAGAGGTCGGAGCGAAGCCGGAAACGGCCGAGATTGAACTTTACGACTATCAAACCGATCCGCTCGAGACTCAGAACATTGCCAGCAAATATCCTGAAGTGGTCGCCAAGATGGTTGCGATACTTGACCAGCAACCCGAGCCCAAACCGCAATGGAAAACGCCCAAACAGCGAGCCGCCGCGGCAGAAAAATTGAAACGGGACCAGGAAAAACGGGCTCAGAATGCCAAGTCGCGGAAGGGCATGTTTGCCAAACGCGATCGCGACCAAGACGGATTCTTGACGCTCGAAGAGTTTTTGCTGCATCAACCCGATCCCGACGAGGCTCCTAAGCGCTTCCCAAAATTCGACAAAAACAACGACCAGAAACTCTCGGAAAACGAATTCGTTTATCCCTGA
- the mce gene encoding methylmalonyl-CoA epimerase has protein sequence MKPVKSLSHIGIAVRAIESQRAFYEDVLGGTFEGIEEVPSQHVRVAFFKIGDVRIELLQATDPQSPLARFIDKRGEGLHHLAFVVDDLCQRIDQIKRIGLTMIDTVPRPGADQMDVAFIHPNSCGGVLTELCQSRTE, from the coding sequence ATGAAGCCAGTCAAATCACTCAGCCATATCGGGATTGCGGTTCGAGCGATCGAATCGCAACGAGCTTTCTACGAAGACGTGTTAGGGGGGACATTTGAAGGAATCGAAGAGGTTCCAAGCCAGCATGTCCGGGTGGCATTTTTTAAAATCGGCGATGTCCGCATCGAACTGTTGCAAGCGACTGATCCGCAAAGTCCGCTCGCACGTTTTATCGACAAACGCGGCGAAGGGCTTCATCACCTGGCCTTCGTCGTGGACGATCTTTGCCAACGCATCGATCAGATCAAGCGAATCGGACTCACGATGATCGACACGGTGCCGCGTCCCGGGGCGGATCAAATGGATGTCGCATTTATACATCCGAACAGTTGTGGAGGTGTTTTGACAGAATTGTGTCAGAGTCGCACGGAGTGA
- a CDS encoding methylmalonyl-CoA mutase family protein — protein MLDPKCFSAQYSTAPTDACSQTDTSRSAASADLHQPPSQNHAADWCTDDGIVLQPLYTRSATETSPCMIADRNFLLRGVTKELGSEIEVDLRQRHAHPDPELTNQAVLDDLQGGVRSIELRLDRAIRSGSWQAFCPHGERANEGPHGAEEQQDREGLGNDGVMLYEASDFDTALASVPLDQTAIALDAGNGFLAAAALLARLWERRGVDPAQARGGFNADPIGSLSRDPSLARLRGKSMHGLSDLAAWTSRTYPHVTSVAVDSTPYYDAGSTDTQELAFSIATAVQYLRTMTTPRVPQTETLTIDQAVAQIMFRFSLGTDHFLSIAKLRAARVLWARVIQACGGSPSAMKIQTCTSSRVMADRDINLNLLRNCTAVFSGLIGGADVITSLPLDHAIQLPDEFGRRMARNTLLILRDEAQLRRVVDPSGGSYFLETLTNQLCDQAWTLFQEVEQRGGMLACVRNGWIAKQIAQSAEKWASQFAFGEKTVVGVTKFVHARDRIVRRAPPDVDRLRQIAITRFAEHHDAQVAIPLLEHGPNLAEAMFVAARGGASIPQLNRLLGDQVSREVSS, from the coding sequence ATGCTTGATCCCAAATGCTTTTCCGCGCAATACTCGACCGCGCCAACGGATGCGTGTTCCCAAACCGATACGTCTCGCTCGGCAGCCTCGGCTGACCTTCATCAACCGCCCAGTCAAAACCATGCCGCCGATTGGTGCACCGATGACGGCATCGTGTTGCAACCGCTCTACACTCGCTCGGCCACGGAGACGTCGCCATGCATGATCGCGGATCGTAATTTTCTACTTCGCGGCGTCACGAAGGAACTCGGCAGCGAGATCGAAGTCGATCTTCGCCAGCGTCATGCCCATCCTGATCCCGAATTGACCAACCAAGCGGTGCTGGACGATCTACAGGGAGGAGTCCGCTCGATTGAATTGCGTTTGGACCGTGCAATCCGCTCAGGATCATGGCAAGCGTTTTGCCCACACGGCGAGCGTGCCAACGAGGGACCGCACGGCGCTGAGGAACAGCAAGACCGCGAGGGGTTGGGGAACGACGGCGTGATGCTTTACGAGGCGAGTGATTTTGACACGGCACTCGCTTCGGTCCCGCTGGATCAAACCGCCATCGCACTCGATGCGGGTAACGGTTTCCTAGCCGCCGCCGCGTTATTGGCGAGGCTATGGGAACGCCGCGGTGTCGATCCTGCCCAGGCTCGCGGCGGTTTCAATGCCGACCCGATTGGCTCCCTTTCGCGTGATCCTTCGCTCGCCCGGCTTCGTGGCAAATCGATGCACGGCTTATCCGATCTTGCCGCCTGGACTTCGCGAACCTATCCGCATGTTACCTCCGTCGCAGTCGATAGCACGCCGTATTACGACGCCGGATCCACGGACACCCAAGAACTGGCGTTCTCGATCGCCACCGCGGTGCAGTACCTGCGAACGATGACGACGCCGCGTGTTCCGCAAACCGAAACACTGACGATCGACCAAGCGGTCGCGCAGATCATGTTCCGTTTCAGTCTCGGCACGGACCATTTCCTTTCCATTGCAAAACTTCGAGCGGCACGTGTGTTATGGGCTCGCGTGATCCAAGCATGTGGTGGGTCGCCATCGGCGATGAAGATCCAAACATGCACCAGTTCTCGAGTGATGGCGGATCGCGACATTAATCTCAATTTGCTCCGCAACTGTACCGCCGTGTTTTCGGGACTAATCGGCGGCGCTGATGTGATCACATCGCTGCCACTGGATCACGCCATCCAATTGCCCGACGAATTTGGACGGCGAATGGCACGCAACACGTTGCTGATCTTGCGTGACGAAGCGCAACTGCGGCGTGTGGTCGACCCAAGTGGCGGAAGCTACTTTTTGGAAACGCTAACCAATCAACTGTGCGATCAAGCGTGGACGCTGTTTCAAGAAGTCGAGCAGCGCGGCGGCATGCTCGCCTGCGTTCGTAACGGTTGGATCGCAAAACAAATCGCGCAGTCCGCCGAAAAATGGGCGAGCCAGTTTGCTTTTGGCGAGAAAACCGTTGTCGGAGTGACCAAGTTCGTTCATGCTCGCGACCGGATCGTTCGCCGGGCTCCGCCGGATGTGGACCGGCTGCGGCAAATCGCGATCACTAGGTTCGCGGAACATCACGATGCCCAAGTCGCGATCCCGCTGCTCGAACACGGCCCCAACCTCGCCGAGGCGATGTTCGTCGCAGCCCGTGGCGGCGCATCGATTCCGCAATTGAATCGTCTGCTAGGAGATCAAGTCAGTCGAGAGGTGTCATCGTGA
- the scpA gene encoding methylmalonyl-CoA mutase, with the protein MNPVPNFANVPLRDDSPEQTATARPSDGCWPDANGTIQEPSIPPAASATQTDELIRIRPIYTAADLVGLEHLDSLPGAAPFVRGPHETMYRERPWTIRQYAGFSTAEDSNAFFRHNVAAGQRGLSVAFDLPTHRGYDSDHPRVAGDVGMAGVAIDSIEDMRILFHDIPLDKMSVSMTMNGAVLPIMAMYLVAAEEQGVQASQLQGTIQNDILKEFLVRNTYIYPPDASMRIVADILHYTTERMPRFNSISISGYHMQEAGATADLELAYTLADGLEYIRAGVNAGLHVDQFCPRFSFFWGIGMDYFMEVAKLRAARLMWAEIVKTFGPSNPKSMCLRAHCQTSGYSLVAQDVYNNATRTCIEAMAATHGHTQSLHTNAIDEAFALPSDFSARIARNTQLFLQHETDTCKVVDAWGGSYFVERLTHDLITRAQQHIDEIEAAGGMTKAIQMGIPRQRIEEAATRAQMNIESGSTIVVGLNRYCLPSQDEFRVRKIDNAAVLQNQLDRLNRLRAERDPAELQRSLATLRDAASDPKTNLLAAAVDAARARATVGEISDALESVYGRYSAPPRVVRGVYSSGAKHNDSFSAVQQRVAEYSDAAGQTPRILVAKMGQDGHDRGQKVIASALADMGFDVVIGPLFQTAEETAAAAIEQIVQVIGVSSLTANHLTLVPILHNELVRRGHEQIMIVVGGVVPPQDYEVLYEAGATAIFGPGTKIADAALVLIEQLEATLANVTHTGEDANPVSG; encoded by the coding sequence GTGAATCCGGTTCCAAACTTTGCCAACGTGCCACTGCGTGATGATTCCCCTGAGCAAACTGCGACTGCGAGACCGAGCGACGGCTGCTGGCCGGATGCCAATGGAACGATACAGGAACCATCCATCCCACCCGCCGCGTCAGCAACGCAAACCGACGAATTGATTCGCATCCGACCGATCTACACCGCCGCCGATTTGGTTGGTTTAGAGCATTTGGATTCGCTGCCAGGTGCGGCTCCGTTTGTTCGCGGTCCACACGAAACCATGTATCGCGAGCGACCGTGGACGATCCGGCAATACGCAGGCTTCTCGACCGCCGAAGACTCCAACGCTTTTTTTCGTCACAACGTGGCTGCGGGACAGCGTGGATTAAGTGTTGCATTTGATTTGCCAACCCATCGCGGCTACGACTCGGACCATCCTCGCGTCGCCGGTGATGTTGGCATGGCTGGCGTGGCGATCGATAGCATCGAAGACATGCGGATTTTGTTCCACGACATTCCGCTGGACAAAATGAGTGTCTCGATGACCATGAACGGCGCCGTGTTGCCGATCATGGCAATGTATTTGGTGGCCGCCGAGGAACAAGGCGTCCAGGCAAGCCAGTTGCAGGGCACGATTCAAAATGACATTTTGAAAGAGTTTCTGGTCCGCAACACTTACATCTATCCGCCCGACGCCAGCATGCGGATCGTGGCGGACATTCTGCATTACACGACCGAGCGGATGCCGCGGTTCAACAGCATCAGCATCAGCGGCTACCACATGCAAGAAGCCGGTGCGACTGCCGATCTCGAATTGGCCTACACGCTTGCCGATGGTTTGGAATACATCCGAGCGGGAGTCAATGCAGGTTTGCACGTCGACCAATTTTGCCCGCGTTTTTCTTTCTTTTGGGGCATCGGCATGGACTACTTTATGGAAGTAGCCAAGCTGCGTGCCGCTCGATTGATGTGGGCTGAGATTGTCAAAACGTTTGGCCCGAGCAACCCCAAGAGCATGTGTTTGCGAGCACACTGCCAAACCAGCGGTTACAGTTTGGTCGCGCAAGACGTCTACAACAACGCAACACGGACGTGCATCGAAGCGATGGCGGCGACACATGGGCACACTCAATCGCTACACACCAACGCGATCGACGAGGCGTTTGCACTTCCCAGCGATTTTTCCGCTCGCATCGCCCGCAACACCCAGCTTTTCCTACAGCACGAAACGGATACCTGCAAAGTCGTCGACGCTTGGGGCGGCAGCTATTTCGTGGAACGGTTGACGCATGACTTGATCACCCGAGCCCAGCAACATATTGATGAAATCGAAGCCGCCGGTGGGATGACCAAAGCGATTCAAATGGGAATCCCTCGGCAGCGAATCGAAGAGGCGGCCACTCGAGCTCAGATGAATATCGAATCGGGTTCGACGATCGTGGTTGGATTGAATCGATATTGTTTGCCCAGCCAAGATGAATTCCGAGTTCGCAAAATCGACAACGCCGCGGTACTGCAGAACCAACTCGACCGGCTTAATCGTTTGCGTGCTGAACGTGATCCGGCTGAATTGCAGCGAAGTTTGGCGACACTGCGTGATGCAGCGTCGGATCCCAAAACCAACCTATTGGCGGCTGCCGTGGATGCTGCTCGCGCAAGAGCCACGGTCGGTGAAATCAGTGATGCCCTCGAATCGGTCTATGGTCGCTATTCGGCTCCGCCGCGTGTCGTACGAGGCGTCTATTCGTCCGGAGCAAAACACAACGATTCGTTTTCAGCAGTACAACAACGAGTCGCCGAGTATTCCGATGCGGCGGGACAGACGCCACGGATCTTGGTTGCCAAGATGGGCCAAGATGGTCACGATCGTGGACAAAAAGTAATTGCATCGGCACTGGCCGATATGGGGTTCGATGTTGTCATTGGACCGCTGTTCCAAACTGCCGAAGAAACGGCCGCTGCGGCGATCGAGCAGATTGTGCAAGTGATCGGTGTCAGCTCGCTGACCGCCAACCATTTGACGCTCGTTCCGATCCTGCATAATGAACTGGTTCGACGCGGTCACGAACAGATCATGATTGTTGTCGGAGGCGTCGTGCCGCCTCAAGATTACGAGGTGTTGTATGAAGCCGGCGCCACGGCAATCTTTGGGCCTGGAACCAAAATCGCGGATGCCGCGTTGGTGTTGATCGAACAGCTCGAAGCGACCTTGGCCAACGTCACTCATACTGGTGAGGACGCGAACCCCGTTTCAGGGTAA
- the queG gene encoding tRNA epoxyqueuosine(34) reductase QueG: protein MSPSEFLVTFRNQAAELGFIAVGVAPAIQSHGFSNLARWIEAGYAGEMDYIANRLDAYKHPSGVLDGCRSVIALAYPYDAAPTQSVAPGTGRVARYAWQGVDYHDVIHPKLKQLVAAIRKSFPDAAARGVIDTAPIMEREIAQLAGLGWQGKNTLLLNKQLGSYFFLACVLTDVDFPPDTPHESSHCGTCTACLDACPTDAFPRPGVLDATRCISYLTIESRSEIAEDLRESLGDWAFGCDVCQEVCPWNRKPTRHYEQASPPRQPLDVLELRALFSLDEAGFRQRYRKTPLWRTRRRGVLRNAALVLGNQRDPESLPALRIGLADEDALVREASQWAIDQIQRDSLG, encoded by the coding sequence ATGTCGCCATCTGAATTTTTGGTGACGTTTCGAAACCAAGCTGCCGAGCTTGGTTTCATCGCTGTCGGAGTCGCTCCGGCGATCCAATCGCATGGTTTTTCCAATTTAGCCCGCTGGATCGAAGCGGGCTACGCGGGCGAGATGGATTACATCGCAAACCGCTTGGACGCGTACAAGCATCCTAGTGGCGTGCTCGATGGGTGCCGCAGTGTGATCGCGTTGGCGTATCCCTATGATGCCGCGCCGACGCAATCGGTCGCTCCGGGGACCGGCCGTGTAGCACGCTATGCGTGGCAAGGCGTCGATTACCACGACGTGATCCATCCTAAATTGAAACAATTGGTAGCGGCGATTCGTAAATCGTTCCCCGATGCGGCGGCGCGGGGTGTGATCGACACCGCTCCGATCATGGAGCGCGAGATCGCTCAGCTCGCGGGATTGGGATGGCAAGGAAAGAACACGCTGTTGTTGAACAAACAGCTCGGCAGCTATTTCTTTCTCGCCTGCGTATTGACCGATGTCGACTTTCCGCCCGACACGCCCCACGAATCATCGCACTGTGGCACCTGCACCGCGTGTCTGGATGCCTGTCCCACCGATGCGTTTCCACGGCCTGGCGTGTTGGACGCCACTCGCTGTATCAGTTATCTGACGATCGAAAGTCGCAGTGAAATCGCCGAGGATTTGCGTGAATCGTTAGGCGATTGGGCGTTTGGATGTGACGTTTGCCAAGAGGTGTGTCCGTGGAATCGTAAACCGACACGACACTACGAACAGGCTTCGCCGCCACGGCAACCGCTGGATGTGTTAGAGCTGCGTGCGTTGTTCTCACTGGATGAAGCGGGGTTCCGCCAACGTTATCGTAAAACGCCGTTGTGGCGGACGCGGCGGCGAGGCGTGCTGCGAAATGCCGCTCTTGTGCTGGGCAATCAACGCGATCCCGAATCGTTGCCCGCGTTGCGAATCGGGTTGGCCGACGAAGACGCCCTGGTTCGCGAAGCTTCGCAATGGGCAATCGACCAGATCCAGCGAGATTCACTTGGCTGA
- a CDS encoding MFS transporter has product MAPSVRIRLSVMMFLQFFIWGSWYVTAPNYLSTIGFEATDFGNTYSVGPIAGLLTPLLVGLIADRFFSAQKVLAILHLLGGVIMFAAVSFMKGESPSPSVINWGFFLGYMLTYYPTLALTNTIALKNMSDPEKEFPGIRVLGTIGWIAAGFALTFTGYETNSGMFYMTAVAAIALGVFSFGLPDTPPVRSDEKVSLRQLFGLDALALLKDRSYLVFLVSSMLICIPLAFYYQITSRVVELTGLPIGTTMSYGQISEIVFMLVMPFFFKRLGVKWMLAIGMLAWVGRYTLFAFGASDEIRWMIILGIVLHGICYDFFFVTGQIYTDKKAPESVRAQAQGLLVMLTLGLGMMIGAQVAGVVEGQHTTAESVEFSEVVVAKTKQIDDATKANVSESEIELMQQEKADARHSELAAIQWYELWMKPALFALAVLIGFVLLFHERGVDIAKADIDPVETNPVE; this is encoded by the coding sequence ATGGCTCCTAGTGTTCGCATCCGTCTTTCCGTCATGATGTTCCTGCAGTTCTTTATCTGGGGATCATGGTATGTGACTGCCCCCAATTATCTGAGCACCATCGGATTCGAGGCGACTGATTTTGGAAATACCTATTCGGTGGGGCCGATTGCCGGTTTGCTAACACCGCTGTTGGTCGGTTTGATCGCGGATCGTTTCTTTTCGGCCCAAAAGGTACTCGCGATCCTGCATCTGCTCGGGGGCGTGATCATGTTTGCCGCGGTTTCGTTTATGAAGGGAGAATCGCCGTCGCCATCGGTGATCAACTGGGGATTCTTCCTTGGCTACATGCTGACCTATTATCCGACGCTAGCGTTGACCAATACGATCGCGTTGAAAAACATGTCCGACCCGGAAAAGGAATTTCCTGGCATTCGAGTGCTGGGCACCATTGGCTGGATTGCCGCTGGTTTTGCGTTGACCTTTACTGGTTACGAGACCAATTCGGGAATGTTTTATATGACCGCGGTAGCCGCGATCGCGCTGGGCGTGTTCAGCTTTGGGCTTCCGGATACCCCGCCCGTCCGCTCGGACGAAAAGGTTTCGCTTCGTCAGCTGTTCGGGCTTGATGCGTTGGCGCTGCTGAAAGATCGTTCGTATTTGGTCTTTCTGGTCTCTTCGATGTTGATCTGCATTCCGCTGGCGTTTTATTACCAAATCACCAGCCGCGTGGTGGAGTTAACCGGGTTGCCGATTGGGACAACGATGTCGTATGGCCAGATCTCGGAAATCGTGTTCATGTTGGTCATGCCGTTTTTCTTCAAACGGCTTGGCGTCAAATGGATGCTCGCAATTGGGATGTTGGCATGGGTGGGACGTTACACCTTGTTTGCCTTTGGTGCGTCCGATGAAATTCGCTGGATGATCATCTTAGGGATCGTGCTGCACGGAATCTGTTACGACTTTTTCTTCGTTACCGGACAAATTTATACCGACAAGAAAGCCCCGGAATCGGTGCGTGCTCAAGCACAAGGTTTGCTGGTCATGTTGACGCTTGGATTGGGCATGATGATTGGGGCTCAGGTCGCCGGCGTCGTCGAAGGCCAGCACACCACGGCTGAGTCGGTCGAATTTAGCGAGGTCGTGGTTGCCAAGACCAAACAGATCGACGACGCGACCAAGGCAAACGTGAGCGAATCCGAAATTGAGCTGATGCAGCAAGAAAAGGCCGACGCGCGTCATTCCGAGTTGGCGGCGATCCAGTGGTATGAGTTGTGGATGAAGCCTGCACTGTTTGCCTTGGCCGTATTGATCGGCTTTGTCTTGCTGTTCCACGAACGGGGCGTTGATATCGCCAAAGCCGACATTGACCCTGTCGAGACAAATCCGGTTGAGTGA
- a CDS encoding methyltransferase domain-containing protein, with amino-acid sequence MIAGSANSVSAQGTTTDEPSTQSVDHSASPPDEKPRRTYLGRIVAQPMGHQGAPWLIRDNRDDEENASDSFVQLQLTEGMVVCDLGCGNGYWTLPMAKKVGESGRVLAVDIQREMLQKLRVRSAKAKLRNIEPILGKVDNPNLPLGELDLVLMVDVYHEFSHPESMLWHLHRALKPTGVIALLEYREEDPSVPIKPLHKMSKNQIMKEYQRNHFKLVKEYNMLPWQHLMFFARDDSPLESIDPIPAKQVLEALP; translated from the coding sequence CTGATCGCCGGTTCGGCGAACAGCGTTTCGGCTCAAGGTACCACCACTGACGAACCATCAACGCAATCGGTGGATCACTCAGCGTCCCCCCCGGACGAAAAGCCGCGGCGTACTTATTTGGGACGCATTGTCGCGCAGCCGATGGGGCATCAAGGCGCACCATGGCTGATTCGTGATAACCGCGACGATGAAGAAAACGCGTCGGATTCGTTCGTTCAACTGCAGTTAACCGAAGGCATGGTCGTATGCGATCTTGGCTGCGGCAATGGTTACTGGACGCTGCCGATGGCGAAAAAGGTTGGCGAGAGCGGCCGCGTGTTGGCGGTCGACATTCAGCGTGAAATGCTCCAAAAACTTCGGGTTCGCAGTGCCAAAGCCAAACTGCGAAACATCGAACCGATTCTCGGGAAAGTCGACAATCCCAATCTGCCGCTTGGCGAATTGGATCTCGTTTTAATGGTCGACGTTTACCACGAATTCTCGCATCCCGAATCAATGCTGTGGCACCTCCACCGCGCACTAAAACCAACGGGCGTCATTGCGCTGCTGGAATACCGTGAGGAGGACCCTTCGGTGCCGATTAAGCCCCTGCATAAGATGTCAAAAAATCAGATCATGAAGGAGTATCAGCGGAACCACTTCAAGCTGGTGAAAGAGTATAACATGCTGCCTTGGCAACATTTGATGTTCTTCGCCCGTGACGACAGTCCGCTTGAATCCATCGATCCGATTCCGGCGAAGCAAGTTCTCGAAGCACTTCCTTGA
- a CDS encoding Minf_1886 family protein: MTTPLQAIRDLLNEDKRYRIEAYQFIRESLHYAHENNEATSAAMADADPSPGIASENPNHVTGQQLCESCRRYAIDQYGYLAKMVLANWGIRSTSDLGELVYNLIRIEQMRKSETDRREDFDDVFDFDDAFEPQFELVARDED; encoded by the coding sequence ATGACGACTCCTCTTCAAGCGATTCGCGATTTACTGAACGAAGATAAACGTTATCGCATCGAAGCTTATCAATTCATCCGCGAGTCGCTGCATTACGCTCACGAGAACAACGAAGCGACCAGTGCGGCGATGGCCGACGCGGATCCGTCGCCGGGAATCGCTTCGGAAAATCCGAATCACGTCACCGGACAACAACTTTGCGAGTCATGTCGACGTTACGCGATTGATCAATATGGCTACTTGGCCAAGATGGTTTTGGCCAATTGGGGCATTCGCTCGACAAGCGACCTCGGCGAATTGGTGTACAATCTGATTCGCATCGAACAGATGCGTAAAAGTGAAACCGATCGCCGCGAGGATTTTGATGACGTCTTTGATTTTGACGACGCGTTCGAGCCTCAGTTTGAACTTGTCGCTCGCGACGAAGACTGA